One window of Candidatus Acidulodesulfobacterium ferriphilum genomic DNA carries:
- a CDS encoding cobyric acid synthase has product MKNINFSGKAKCFMIQGTTSSAGKSALTTGFLRYFSMGGYNSSPFKSQNMSLNSFVTDDGFEIAVSQAVQSEAAFKNPIRQINPILIKPSSDYNMHLIVEGKFHGNMDFNNYNKKKNYFLKKAKENFEFLARNNDLIILEGAGSPAEINLFKFDIANMGFAELYGIPVILVADIERGGVFASIFGTVKLLPLKWRKLIKGFIINKFRGNLKILDPGIKSIESMLKIPCLGVLPYIKNLRLEAEDSLNLINHSGNGSSNNLTKSCKLRIGIVHLDHISNFNEFDPLFFDDRIDARFFKEAPDRLNELDMIIIPGTKSTISDILSMKKTGIFDYIKDFEKYGGVIMGICGGFQIMGKRIKDPFHIESEIDAMDGFGFFDIETVMKNEKKVLNQRYLLNLKNGPHGEVLGGYEIHNGRTFFVEGYSGENIYTGLFEPVETLDNPSSAENGILSKDKKKIGTYIHGLFGNGIFTNFVVDIVKENKGEAYNCNIETDSCSYDAVKNRNYNLLSENISKYINIDLIKDFAGI; this is encoded by the coding sequence CCGTTTAAATCTCAAAATATGTCTTTAAACAGTTTTGTTACGGACGACGGCTTTGAGATTGCGGTTTCTCAAGCTGTTCAGTCTGAAGCGGCTTTTAAAAATCCTATAAGACAGATAAATCCTATTTTAATAAAACCCTCATCCGACTATAATATGCACTTAATTGTGGAGGGAAAGTTCCATGGGAATATGGATTTTAATAATTATAACAAGAAAAAAAATTATTTCCTTAAAAAGGCTAAAGAAAATTTTGAGTTTTTAGCCCGGAATAACGACCTGATAATACTTGAAGGCGCAGGAAGTCCTGCAGAAATAAATCTGTTTAAATTTGACATTGCAAATATGGGTTTTGCCGAACTTTACGGCATTCCCGTAATTTTGGTTGCCGACATTGAAAGAGGCGGCGTTTTTGCCTCTATTTTTGGAACGGTTAAACTGCTTCCGTTAAAATGGAGAAAATTAATTAAAGGTTTCATTATAAATAAATTTAGAGGCAATTTAAAGATTCTGGACCCGGGGATAAAATCCATTGAATCAATGCTTAAAATTCCTTGTCTGGGGGTTCTCCCATACATTAAAAATCTTCGCCTGGAAGCCGAAGACAGCCTTAATTTAATAAACCATTCAGGGAATGGGAGTTCAAATAATTTGACTAAATCTTGTAAATTAAGGATAGGAATTGTTCATTTGGACCATATATCTAATTTTAATGAATTTGACCCGCTTTTTTTTGACGACAGGATAGATGCGCGATTTTTTAAAGAGGCGCCGGATAGGCTGAATGAATTAGATATGATAATTATTCCAGGCACAAAATCCACTATTAGCGATATCTTAAGCATGAAGAAAACCGGAATTTTCGACTATATCAAAGATTTCGAAAAATATGGCGGCGTTATCATGGGGATATGCGGTGGTTTTCAAATAATGGGGAAACGGATTAAAGACCCGTTTCATATCGAGTCTGAAATAGATGCAATGGACGGGTTTGGTTTTTTCGACATAGAGACCGTAATGAAAAACGAAAAAAAGGTCTTAAACCAAAGATACCTGCTTAATTTAAAAAACGGTCCGCATGGGGAGGTTTTGGGCGGATATGAAATACATAACGGGAGAACCTTTTTTGTCGAAGGATATTCGGGTGAAAATATTTACACAGGCTTGTTTGAGCCTGTCGAAACTTTAGATAATCCATCTTCCGCAGAAAACGGTATTTTATCGAAAGATAAGAAAAAAATAGGCACATATATTCACGGATTATTTGGAAATGGGATATTTACAAATTTTGTAGTGGATATTGTCAAAGAAAATAAAGGCGAGGCTTACAATTGTAATATAGAAACGGACTCCTGTTCTTACGACGCGGTCAAAAATCGCAATTATAATTTATTATCCGAAAACATAAGCAAATACATTAACATAGATTTAATAAAAGATTTTGCCGGAATTTAA
- a CDS encoding FtsX-like permease family protein, protein MISQRVSYLINYFKIAFLNIKSNIAGNLFAFAIMSFSYFIMLFFLLCYANIYNYMRLFQKNNIMIVFLKNGTKKDSVVKYIKTIKGIKNIHYYSHKSSLKFLEREVSHIHSVLKDINPDFLPSFIKIRFKKDTISKIFLSNIYLRIKTFKGVSIVYYNKLLEDKIIQFMFFTKVIGLIIFLFLFILSIFISYSAIKLVILRKQSEIEILKLIGATNNYIRIPMFIEGEIGTILSFCLSILLLFVIFKIFLYYHFSDFLAYFHIGIVFLSGLQIFLIFTIALVSGFFGTYLSSKKFFYESKI, encoded by the coding sequence TTGATATCACAAAGAGTTAGCTACCTGATAAATTATTTTAAGATAGCGTTTTTAAACATTAAATCCAATATCGCGGGAAACCTGTTTGCCTTTGCGATAATGTCTTTTTCATACTTCATAATGCTGTTTTTTCTTCTTTGTTATGCAAATATTTATAATTATATGAGGCTTTTTCAAAAAAACAACATAATGATAGTATTTCTAAAAAATGGGACAAAAAAAGACAGCGTTGTAAAGTATATTAAAACTATTAAGGGGATAAAAAACATTCATTATTACAGCCATAAATCCTCGCTAAAATTTCTGGAACGCGAAGTAAGCCATATACACTCCGTTTTAAAGGATATAAATCCCGATTTTTTACCTTCCTTTATAAAAATAAGATTTAAAAAAGATACTATCAGCAAAATATTTCTATCAAATATTTATTTGCGGATAAAAACATTTAAAGGCGTCAGTATTGTTTATTATAATAAATTACTGGAAGATAAAATTATTCAATTTATGTTTTTTACAAAGGTTATAGGGCTAATTATATTTTTATTCTTATTTATATTATCGATATTTATATCTTACAGCGCCATTAAACTCGTCATATTAAGGAAACAAAGCGAAATAGAGATATTGAAGCTGATAGGCGCTACTAATAATTATATTAGAATTCCGATGTTTATAGAAGGAGAAATTGGAACGATCCTGTCTTTTTGCTTGTCTATCCTGCTGCTTTTCGTGATATTTAAAATATTCCTATATTATCATTTTAGCGATTTCTTAGCCTATTTTCATATAGGCATAGTATTCTTAAGCGGCCTGCAGATCTTTTTAATTTTTACAATAGCTTTAGTATCGGGGTTTTTTGGGACATATCTTTCTTCTAAAAAATTCTTTTACGAATCAAAAATATAA